From the Phycisphaerales bacterium genome, the window TCTTTTTCACTAAGAAGATAGTTCAGAGGCACAACGGTTCGCCCTAGCATCCAGGTCGCCAGCAATGACATGGAAAAGAACCCAGATGTTGGCAACATAATGCCTACCTTCTGGTTATCTGTTGCCTTCTCAATAATCGAAGCGAGATGTAAAGCCCCTAGGTAAAGGTGAATACCTCTCCAACTCCGATGATCATCAATGGCAACAACCCGAAAAGGCCGCCAAAGCAAACGCCGAAGTGCTAAATGGACCGGTCCCATGATGCTCTCTCCCACTACGCAAAAACGACTAAATCACCAGACTGCTTGCCAAAGTTCAGGCCCACTCCGCTATTGGTTCGATACAACCTGTACGAGATCACCGTGGCTGCAGGCACTGTACCCCACCCCTTTCATGAATGCCGCCTTTTCAGGATGACGACATGCCCCAAACCACCGCCATTGACTCATTCAAGGCTATCAGATACTTCTTCCTAGGCGCCTTGGCCGTGGCCTCCTTGGGATTGACTGCCTGCCAGACCAGTGGCAGCAGCCGCCAATCTCAAACACTTGATACCGCCATCACCGCTTACGACCGAAATGACTTTCGCCAGGCTCAGATTTATGCAGATCTTGCCCGAAAAGGCCCCGATAGCGAACAACGTCATACTGCTGCCTATGTAGCCGGCCTGGCTGCATGGAACCTTGACGAGGAATCTGACGCGAGGATCCTCTTCCTCGATGCGAAGAATGGCAGTGACCGAGCGACTAATGGAGGCGCTCATGCGATGCTCGGCCAAATCGCGCTTGGTGATTCCCGTTACAAGCAAGCCGCCGCACACTTTGACATTGCGGCCCAAGCATTAAAAGAACCAGACGCCTCTAAGTCGAGAAGGTGGGCCAATACAGCTCGCAGACTTGCCGGTGTCAGCGATACAGTCGCGACCGGAGAATGGGCGATTCAATTTGGTGCATTTGCAAGCGAGACCCGAGCCCGCCGCGCCCAAAACAGTCTTGTCAAGAATCCACGAGTGATCAAACTCGGCCGAGTCAATGTCATTTCATCGAAACAAGGTGATGGCCTCTATCTGGTGCAGATGGGTCTCTATGAAGATCGAAAAATGGCCAATATCGACCGGGACAAGCTGGCGAGCCTGGGCTGCATTGTTGTTCCCTCTGGCAGTCGCTGAGCAATCTTAGGAAAGATAAAAACCTGTAATCCCGCTCCTTTAGTGGTGTACACTTAAGCGAGCAGGAGAGCGACTTATGCTTATTCAAACGATATTCCTCAGTCTATGGCTGACAACTGCTGCTGAACCGTCAACGGGTATCTCTAGTCCACAGCCGATTCCAGATAGCTTTGAAATCAACACCATCGTTACCACGCCAGAGGTCGACCAAGAGATCCTGCTAGCCAATCGACGCCGAACCCTCCAACTACGGCAACAAGTTCGCGCGCTGCGTTATAAGCACTTCTCAAGCAATGCGAGCGAGGCCCTCCAGGCTCAAGGGATTGAACAAATCCAACGAATGAGCGATCCCTTGGCACTCGCCCCACTGGCTGAGGAGCTGGCTCATTGCTTGCCAAATGTCCAAGAGGCCCTCATTGAGCACTTAGCAAACCAGGGAATTCCAGGCCAAATCGAGCTGGCCCGTATTGCTGTTTATGGTGACGATGCGACTTTTGACGAATTAGCCGCTCTAGAACTCACTGAACCAGCGCCTCCTCCTGTCATCGCAATTCTGGAAGAAGCCTTGCGAAGCGAGGCACATCAACCAGCCAATGTTGCTGCATACCTCGCTCATACACTCAATATCACCGAACTGATTCCCCTGCTCATTACCTCCCAGGTGATCACCAGCGGCAATCAAAATGCTGGCACGCCCAGTGCTGGTGGACGAGGTGATATTGCTCAAATTGCGATCGTGACCCAAACAGCCTATATCTCAGGCCTCATACCGGTCATCGGAGATAACGCAGGCGCCTTCCAGCCGGTCGT encodes:
- a CDS encoding SPOR domain-containing protein — encoded protein: MPQTTAIDSFKAIRYFFLGALAVASLGLTACQTSGSSRQSQTLDTAITAYDRNDFRQAQIYADLARKGPDSEQRHTAAYVAGLAAWNLDEESDARILFLDAKNGSDRATNGGAHAMLGQIALGDSRYKQAAAHFDIAAQALKEPDASKSRRWANTARRLAGVSDTVATGEWAIQFGAFASETRARRAQNSLVKNPRVIKLGRVNVISSKQGDGLYLVQMGLYEDRKMANIDRDKLASLGCIVVPSGSR